The region TTCATTCTGAGGGAGATAGGGACGAAAAGACGCCTACTCCACAACTCATTCTTCAAATCTTGCCCACGAAAGACCCATTTTTACGTGTTTGCCGAAATTTACGTATAAAAAATTACTTAATATAATATAGCCTGAATCATCTACCTCATCAACTCAGGGACATTTCCATGAAAATAAACAGTCAACTGCGGCATAAATGGCAGAGCCAACACTGTATGTCGAATTCCGCAGGATTTACCATGCCTGAAGTGATTGCGGTCACTAGTGTTATTGGAATTCTCGCGGCGATCGCGGTTCCCTCATAGCAGTCCTATCATGAACGTGCGATGTTGAGTGCTGGACAAGATAAAGTGTTGCAAATCATACGACAGGCCCAAGCCAACGCCAACCTGCATGGGGTCAAATGGCAAGGCAGCTTTCGAGAAGTCGATGGTCGAGTTCAAGGAGCCTTGCATCCTGCGGATGCATTTCCTCAAGAGATCGTTTGGGAGAGTTTGCCAAAGGGAATCCACATTGACACCGTGCGGTCGAGTTTGTACCAAAAGAACGGTGTATACCGGGTACAGTTTGATCACCAAGGCAATACCAGCGGTCAATTGGGACGTTTAACGCTGATGGGCAAAGAGCAGAATCGGTTGCGAACCTGCGTGATGACCTCTACGATTCTAGGCACTGTGCGCGTTGATCGTGAGGTCAAGGCGAAAGATAAGGGTTGCTCTCCTACCAAAATGCCGAAATAGGACAGTCCAGTTTACGAACGATTGAGGCGATTTTCGTCGCTTCGATAGCGGATGTACTCTGAGATAAACGCAATCACCGCCGATACGCTGATTAGAACCACGCTGAGTGCATTGATATCCGGTTTAACGCCCGTTCGAATGCGACTGAAGATTTCTAGCGGTAGGGGATTTGCCCCTCCACCCGCTGTAAAACTGGAAATTAGCAAGTCATCCATACTGAGGACGAAGGCTAGTAAGCAGCCCGAAACGATAGCGGGAGCTAATTCTGGCAGCAACACTTTGACAAACGCCTGGACAGGTGTCGCTCCTAAATCGAGCGCGGCTTCTTCAAGTCTGGGATCTAAACCTGATAGTCGGGCGGATACGACAACAGCAATATAAGCGAGACAAAAGACGATATGGGCAGCCACAATTGTCCACAGGCTTAGTGGAATTGCCATGGATGCCAAAAAGACTAGCGTGGCAACGGCGATCGCAATATCTGGAATGATCAGCGGCAAATAGGAGATGCCGCGATATAGGCTTTTTCCAGGGAACTGATATCGTGCCAACCCCACCGCCATCAAGGTTCCGAGAACGGCAGAGGCCGCCACCGCCGAGAAGGCGATCGTCAGACTATCTTGTAACGCGGATAGAATGCGTACATCGTTGAAGAGGCGAATGTACCACTGCAAACTAAAGCCTTCCCAACTGGCGCTGTAGCGTGAGGCGTTGAAGCTGTAGAACCCCAATACGAGAATTGGGAAGTACATAAAGCAAAACATTGCAGCCGTGAATAGGGCGGCTCCTGAAATTGAACGTTTCGGTTTTGCCTGGGGCGCAGATTTAGTCATTGAGAAACGCACCAAAGTTGAACGTTATAAATAGACCAACGATAGACTCGGAAGCGTGAGTTTACACCTCAGGGGATTGGCGATCGCCATACTTGAGCAAAAGGGCGATCGAAATGCTGACCGCTAAAATCAGCAGCATACTGAGGGCAGAGCCAAAGCCCCAGTTCCGCACTTTCAAAAACTGGTTGTAGATGAGGCGAGAGACCGTCATGCTGGAGGCACCTCCCAGCAGTTCAGGAACGACAAAATC is a window of Synechococcales cyanobacterium T60_A2020_003 DNA encoding:
- a CDS encoding prepilin-type N-terminal cleavage/methylation domain-containing protein; the encoded protein is MSNSAGFTMPEVIAVTSVIGILAAIAVPS
- a CDS encoding ABC transporter permease; this encodes MTKSAPQAKPKRSISGAALFTAAMFCFMYFPILVLGFYSFNASRYSASWEGFSLQWYIRLFNDVRILSALQDSLTIAFSAVAASAVLGTLMAVGLARYQFPGKSLYRGISYLPLIIPDIAIAVATLVFLASMAIPLSLWTIVAAHIVFCLAYIAVVVSARLSGLDPRLEEAALDLGATPVQAFVKVLLPELAPAIVSGCLLAFVLSMDDLLISSFTAGGGANPLPLEIFSRIRTGVKPDINALSVVLISVSAVIAFISEYIRYRSDENRLNRS